The Geobacillus stearothermophilus ATCC 12980 genome contains a region encoding:
- a CDS encoding RluA family pseudouridine synthase → MDTITFHIEDEYDGERIDKVIAALNDEWSRSQVQQWIKSGLVTVNGETVKANYKCEAGDAVAVSPPEPEPLEVEPEPIPLDIYYEDEDVLVVNKPRGMVVHPAPGHMRGTLVNALLAHCRDLSGINGVLRPGIVHRIDKDTSGLLMVAKNDAAHRSLVEQLVNKTVTRRYKAIVHGVIPHDYGTIDAPIGRDKRDRKKMAVTEENGKEAVTHFRVLERFRHYTYVECQLETGRTHQIRVHMKYIGYPLAGDPQYGPKKTLAIDGQALHAGVLGFRHPRSGEYLEFEAPLPPEFAELLDWLRKND, encoded by the coding sequence ATGGACACGATCACGTTTCACATCGAAGACGAATATGACGGCGAGCGGATCGATAAAGTGATCGCGGCGCTAAATGACGAATGGTCGCGTTCGCAAGTGCAGCAATGGATCAAAAGCGGGCTTGTGACCGTCAATGGCGAGACGGTCAAGGCGAACTACAAATGCGAGGCAGGCGACGCGGTCGCCGTTTCACCGCCGGAGCCGGAGCCGCTCGAGGTCGAGCCGGAGCCGATTCCGCTTGACATTTATTATGAGGATGAGGATGTCCTTGTCGTCAACAAACCGCGCGGCATGGTCGTCCACCCGGCGCCCGGGCATATGCGCGGCACGCTGGTGAATGCGCTTCTCGCCCATTGCCGCGACTTGTCCGGGATCAACGGCGTGCTTCGCCCCGGCATCGTCCATCGCATTGACAAAGACACATCAGGACTATTGATGGTGGCGAAAAACGACGCCGCCCACCGCTCGCTCGTCGAGCAGCTGGTGAACAAAACGGTGACGCGCCGCTACAAGGCCATCGTCCACGGCGTCATTCCGCACGATTATGGCACGATCGATGCCCCGATCGGCCGCGACAAGCGCGATCGAAAGAAAATGGCCGTCACCGAAGAAAACGGGAAGGAAGCGGTCACCCATTTCCGCGTGCTCGAGCGGTTTCGCCATTATACGTATGTGGAGTGCCAGCTGGAAACGGGGCGGACGCACCAAATTCGCGTCCATATGAAATACATCGGCTACCCGCTCGCTGGCGACCCGCAATACGGGCCGAAAAAAACGCTCGCCATCGACGGCCAGGCGCTGCACGCCGGGGTGCTCGGCTTCCGTCATCCGAGAAGCGGCGAGTATTTGGAATTCGAAGCGCCACTGCCGCCGGAGTTTGCCGAGCTGCTTGACTGGCTGCGAAAAAACGATTGA
- the pyrR gene encoding bifunctional pyr operon transcriptional regulator/uracil phosphoribosyltransferase PyrR, producing the protein MQKAVVMDEQAIRRALTRIAHEIIERNKGIDGCVLVGIKTRGIYLARRLAERIEQIEGASVPVGELDITLYRDDLTVKTDDHEPLVKGTNVPFPVSERNVILVDDVLFTGRTVRAAMDAVMDLGRPSRIQLAVLVDRGHRELPIRADFVGKNVPTSRSELIVVELSEVDGVDQVSIHEK; encoded by the coding sequence ATGCAAAAGGCGGTCGTGATGGACGAACAGGCGATTCGCCGCGCTTTGACGCGCATCGCCCACGAAATCATCGAACGAAACAAAGGCATTGACGGCTGCGTGCTTGTCGGAATTAAAACGCGCGGCATTTACTTGGCGCGCCGCTTGGCGGAGCGGATCGAGCAAATTGAAGGGGCGTCCGTTCCCGTCGGTGAGCTTGACATCACCTTGTACCGCGACGATTTGACCGTGAAGACGGACGACCATGAACCGCTTGTGAAAGGAACGAATGTGCCGTTTCCGGTGAGCGAGCGGAATGTCATTTTAGTCGATGATGTGCTGTTTACCGGCCGGACGGTGCGGGCGGCGATGGATGCGGTCATGGATTTGGGCCGCCCGTCGCGCATCCAGCTCGCCGTGCTTGTCGACCGCGGCCACAGGGAACTGCCGATCCGCGCTGATTTCGTCGGCAAAAACGTGCCGACCTCCCGTTCGGAGCTGATTGTCGTCGAGCTTTCCGAAGTGGACGGCGTTGACCAAGTGTCGATTCATGAGAAATAA
- a CDS encoding solute carrier family 23 protein — MNKPVLDIQDRPTVGQWVTLSLQHLFAMFGATILVPYLVGLDPSIALLTSGLGTLAFLLITKWQVPAYLGSSFAYIAPIIAAKTAGGPGAAMIGSFLAGLVYGVVALIIKKAGYRWVMKLLPPVVVGPVIIVIGLGLAGTAVGMAMNGPDGKYSLLHFSVALVTLAATIVCSVLARGMLSLIPVLVGIVVGYVYALAVGLVDLSKVAAAKWFEWPDFLIPFADYPVRITAEIVMLMVPVAIVTLSEHIGHQLVLSKVVGRDLIQKPGLHRSILGDGTATMISALLGGPPKTTYGENIGVLAITRVYSVYVLAGAAVIAIAFGFVGKITALISSIPTPVMGGVSILLFGIIASSGLRMLIDSRVDFGQTRNLVIASVILVIGIGGAVLKISDSFQITGMALSAIVGVLLNLVLPGRPQEAENLFEAENDSGDVA; from the coding sequence ATGAACAAACCGGTGTTGGATATTCAAGACCGCCCGACTGTGGGGCAATGGGTGACGTTAAGCTTGCAGCATTTGTTCGCCATGTTTGGGGCGACGATTTTAGTGCCGTACTTAGTCGGGTTGGATCCGTCGATCGCCTTGCTGACAAGCGGGCTTGGAACATTGGCGTTTTTGCTCATTACGAAATGGCAGGTGCCGGCGTATCTTGGCTCCTCGTTCGCCTACATCGCGCCGATCATCGCGGCGAAAACGGCCGGCGGCCCGGGAGCGGCGATGATTGGCAGCTTCCTCGCCGGATTGGTGTACGGGGTTGTCGCCCTCATCATTAAAAAAGCCGGCTACCGCTGGGTGATGAAGCTGCTGCCGCCGGTTGTCGTCGGTCCGGTCATCATCGTCATCGGTCTCGGCTTAGCCGGCACGGCGGTCGGGATGGCGATGAACGGCCCGGACGGCAAATACAGCCTGCTTCATTTCTCGGTGGCGCTTGTGACGCTCGCGGCCACGATCGTCTGCTCGGTGCTTGCGCGCGGCATGTTGAGCTTGATTCCGGTGCTTGTCGGCATCGTTGTCGGCTACGTTTACGCCCTCGCTGTCGGACTGGTTGACTTGTCGAAAGTGGCGGCGGCGAAATGGTTCGAATGGCCGGATTTCTTGATTCCGTTTGCCGATTATCCGGTGCGCATCACTGCCGAGATCGTCATGCTCATGGTGCCGGTGGCGATCGTCACCTTGTCCGAGCATATCGGCCACCAGCTTGTGTTAAGCAAAGTCGTCGGCCGCGACCTCATTCAAAAACCGGGGCTGCACCGCTCGATTTTAGGGGACGGAACGGCGACGATGATCTCCGCCTTGCTTGGCGGTCCGCCGAAAACGACGTACGGGGAAAACATCGGTGTGCTGGCGATCACCCGCGTCTACAGTGTCTACGTGCTGGCCGGCGCGGCGGTCATCGCGATCGCTTTCGGCTTCGTCGGCAAAATCACGGCGCTGATCAGCTCGATTCCGACGCCGGTCATGGGCGGTGTGTCGATCTTGCTGTTTGGCATCATCGCCTCGTCCGGACTGCGCATGTTGATCGACAGCCGCGTCGATTTCGGCCAGACGCGCAATTTAGTCATCGCCTCGGTCATCTTGGTCATCGGCATCGGCGGAGCGGTGCTGAAAATCAGCGACAGCTTCCAAATCACCGGGATGGCGCTCTCGGCCATTGTCGGCGTCCTGCTCAACTTAGTGCTGCCGGGGCGTCCGCAAGAAGCGGAAAACTTATTTGAAGCTGAAAACGATAGCGGCGATGTTGCCTAA
- a CDS encoding aspartate carbamoyltransferase catalytic subunit — translation MTHLFTLSELPLSDITRLLDEAEAFRRGRAWRPAAPMYVANLFFEPSTRTKCSFEMAERKLGLHVIPFDPERSSVQKGETLYDTVRTLEAIGVDAVVIRHHEDAYFEALRHAVGIPIINAGDGCGHHPTQSLLDLLTIRQEFGAFTGLTVAIIGDIRHSRVARSNAEVLTRLGANVLFSGPAEWKDETNPYGTYVEVDEAIARADVVMLLRIQHERHAETMGLTKEEYHARYGLTLERARRMKSGAIILHPAPVNRGVEIASELVEAKASRIFKQMENGVYVRMAVLKRAMEGRMEHGRMAEKWHVVQ, via the coding sequence ATGACCCATCTTTTTACATTGAGCGAACTGCCGCTTTCCGACATCACCCGGCTGCTTGATGAAGCGGAAGCGTTCCGCCGCGGCCGCGCTTGGCGCCCGGCCGCGCCGATGTACGTCGCCAACTTGTTTTTCGAACCGAGCACGCGCACGAAATGCAGCTTCGAGATGGCGGAACGGAAGCTTGGGCTTCATGTCATTCCATTTGACCCGGAACGCTCGAGCGTGCAAAAAGGGGAGACGCTGTACGATACCGTACGGACGCTTGAGGCGATCGGCGTCGATGCGGTTGTCATCCGCCATCACGAAGATGCGTATTTCGAAGCGCTCCGCCATGCGGTCGGCATTCCGATCATCAACGCCGGTGACGGCTGCGGGCACCATCCGACCCAGTCGCTCTTGGATTTATTGACGATCCGCCAAGAGTTTGGCGCCTTCACTGGCTTGACGGTGGCGATCATCGGCGACATCCGTCATAGCCGCGTCGCCCGCTCCAATGCGGAAGTGTTGACACGATTGGGCGCGAACGTCCTGTTTTCCGGACCGGCGGAGTGGAAAGATGAAACGAATCCGTACGGGACGTATGTCGAAGTCGACGAGGCCATCGCCCGCGCCGATGTCGTAATGCTGTTACGCATCCAACATGAACGCCATGCGGAAACGATGGGGCTGACAAAAGAAGAGTACCATGCGCGGTACGGGCTGACGCTTGAGCGGGCGCGGCGGATGAAATCGGGCGCCATCATCTTGCACCCGGCGCCGGTCAACCGCGGGGTCGAAATCGCCAGCGAACTTGTCGAAGCGAAGGCATCGCGCATTTTTAAACAAATGGAAAACGGCGTCTACGTCCGGATGGCTGTCTTAAAACGGGCAATGGAAGGGAGAATGGAGCATGGACGTATGGCTGAAAAATGGCATGTCGTTCAATGA
- a CDS encoding dihydroorotase: MDVWLKNGMSFNEDGKLVRTHLKMEHGTIAAILYEQPLEADGEDVIDVGGRLIAPGLIDLHVHLREPGGEAKETIETGTLAAAKGGFTTVAAMPNTNPVPDRKEQMEWLQARIRETARVNVLPYAAITIGQKGEELTDFAALKEAGAFAFTDDGVGVQSAGMMFEAMKQAAALDIAIVAHCEDDTLTNGGAVHDGEFARRHGLAGIPSVCEAVHIARDVLLAEAAGCHYHVCHISTKESVRAVRDAKRAGIRVTAEVTPHHLLLCEEDIPGLDANYKMNPPLRSRADREALIEGLLDGTIDFIATDHAPHTAAEKAKGIEAAPFGIVGLETAFPLLYTHFVKTGVFTLKQLVDWLTIKPAQCFGLKAGRLAVGAPADIAVIDLETEEAIDLETFASKGKNTPFAGWKCQGWPVMTFVGGTLVWKKGRE, translated from the coding sequence ATGGACGTATGGCTGAAAAATGGCATGTCGTTCAATGAAGATGGGAAATTGGTGCGGACACATCTCAAAATGGAACACGGAACCATTGCGGCGATCCTGTATGAACAGCCGCTCGAAGCGGATGGGGAGGACGTGATCGACGTCGGCGGCCGTCTCATCGCTCCCGGCTTGATTGACTTGCACGTTCATTTGCGCGAACCAGGCGGCGAGGCGAAAGAAACGATTGAAACGGGCACGCTCGCCGCGGCGAAAGGCGGTTTTACGACGGTTGCCGCCATGCCGAACACAAATCCGGTGCCGGACCGGAAAGAGCAGATGGAATGGCTGCAAGCCCGCATCCGCGAAACGGCGCGCGTCAACGTGCTTCCGTACGCGGCGATCACGATTGGGCAAAAAGGGGAGGAGCTGACCGATTTTGCGGCGCTAAAAGAAGCAGGGGCGTTCGCCTTTACCGATGACGGCGTCGGCGTCCAGTCGGCCGGGATGATGTTTGAAGCGATGAAACAGGCGGCGGCGCTCGATATAGCGATCGTTGCCCATTGCGAGGACGACACGCTGACAAACGGCGGAGCGGTGCATGACGGCGAGTTCGCCCGCCGGCATGGGCTCGCCGGCATTCCATCCGTCTGCGAGGCGGTGCACATCGCCCGCGACGTCTTGCTTGCCGAGGCAGCCGGATGCCATTATCACGTCTGCCATATCAGCACGAAAGAGTCGGTGCGCGCCGTCCGCGACGCGAAGCGGGCGGGCATCCGCGTCACGGCCGAAGTGACGCCGCACCATTTGCTCTTGTGCGAGGAAGACATTCCAGGGTTGGATGCAAACTACAAAATGAACCCGCCACTGCGCAGCCGCGCGGACCGCGAGGCGCTCATTGAGGGCCTGCTCGATGGCACGATCGATTTTATCGCTACGGATCATGCGCCGCATACAGCAGCGGAAAAAGCGAAAGGCATCGAGGCGGCGCCGTTTGGCATCGTCGGGCTCGAGACGGCGTTTCCGCTCTTATATACCCATTTCGTCAAAACAGGCGTGTTTACATTAAAGCAGCTTGTCGACTGGCTGACGATCAAGCCGGCGCAATGTTTTGGCCTTAAGGCCGGACGGCTTGCCGTCGGGGCGCCGGCGGACATTGCGGTCATCGATTTGGAAACGGAAGAAGCGATTGATCTCGAGACGTTTGCCTCAAAAGGGAAAAATACGCCGTTTGCCGGCTGGAAATGCCAAGGCTGGCCGGTGATGACGTTTGTCGGCGGAACACTCGTATGGAAGAAAGGAAGAGAATGA
- a CDS encoding carbamoyl phosphate synthase small subunit produces MKRQLILEDGSFFVGEAFGSTKETTGEVVFNTGMTGYQEILTDPSYCGQIVTMTYPLIGNYGINRDDFEAIRPYVHGFIVKEACLMPSNWRGELTLDEYLKEKDIPGLAGIDTRKLTRVIRQHGTLKGMICGLDVHPAEAAAKLRAMEWPRDQVRRVSTKSAYPSPGRGERVVLIDFGMKHGILRELNKRNCDVIVLPYNATAEDVLSWHPDGVMLSNGPGDPKDVPEAIEMIRGILGKAPLFGICLGHQLFALACGANTEKMKFGHRGSNHPVKDLRTDKVAITAQNHGYTVTHESLAGTRLEVTHVALNDGTVEGLRHLDFPAFTVQYHPEASPGPEDANSLFDEFLALIRQFNKKGEVIHA; encoded by the coding sequence ATGAAACGGCAGCTCATTTTGGAAGACGGTTCGTTTTTTGTCGGCGAAGCGTTTGGCAGCACGAAAGAGACGACCGGCGAAGTCGTCTTTAACACCGGCATGACCGGGTATCAAGAAATTTTGACCGACCCGTCGTATTGCGGGCAAATTGTGACGATGACGTATCCATTGATCGGCAACTACGGCATCAACCGCGACGACTTTGAAGCGATCCGCCCGTACGTGCACGGATTCATCGTCAAAGAAGCGTGCCTCATGCCGTCCAACTGGCGCGGCGAACTGACGCTGGATGAGTATTTAAAAGAAAAAGACATTCCGGGACTCGCGGGCATTGACACGCGCAAACTGACACGGGTCATCCGCCAGCACGGAACGCTGAAAGGAATGATTTGCGGGCTGGATGTCCATCCGGCGGAAGCAGCAGCCAAGCTGCGGGCGATGGAGTGGCCGCGCGACCAAGTGCGGCGCGTCTCAACAAAAAGCGCCTACCCAAGCCCGGGGCGCGGCGAGCGCGTCGTCTTGATCGACTTTGGGATGAAGCACGGCATTTTGCGCGAACTGAACAAGCGAAACTGCGATGTCATCGTGTTGCCGTACAATGCGACGGCGGAAGACGTATTGAGCTGGCATCCGGATGGGGTCATGCTTTCCAATGGACCGGGCGACCCGAAAGACGTGCCGGAAGCGATCGAGATGATCCGCGGGATCTTGGGCAAAGCGCCGCTCTTTGGCATCTGCCTCGGCCATCAGCTGTTCGCCTTGGCATGCGGGGCGAATACGGAGAAGATGAAATTCGGCCATCGCGGCTCGAACCATCCGGTCAAAGACTTGCGCACCGACAAAGTCGCCATCACGGCGCAAAACCATGGTTATACGGTCACGCATGAATCGCTTGCCGGCACGCGTCTTGAAGTGACGCATGTCGCCTTAAACGACGGCACGGTCGAAGGGCTCCGCCATCTCGATTTCCCGGCGTTTACGGTGCAATACCATCCGGAAGCGTCGCCGGGGCCGGAAGATGCGAATTCGCTGTTTGACGAGTTTTTGGCGCTCATCCGCCAGTTCAACAAGAAAGGAGAAGTCATCCATGCCTAA
- the carB gene encoding carbamoyl-phosphate synthase large subunit: MPKRRDIETILVIGSGPIVIGQAAEFDYAGTQACLALKEEGYKVILVNSNPATIMTDTEIADKVYMEPLTLDFVARIIRKERPDAILPTLGGQTGLNLAVELAKAGVLEECGVEILGTKLEAIEKAEDREQFRALMNELGEPVPESAIIHSLEEAYAFVEQIGYPVIVRPAFTLGGTGGGICTNEEELVEIVSTGLKMSPVHQCLLERSIAGYKEIEYEVMRDANENAIVVCNMENIDPVGIHTGDSIVVAPSQTLSDREYQLLRNASLKIIRALGIEGGCNVQLALDPDSFRYYVIEVNPRVSRSSALASKATGYPIAKLAAKIAVGLTLDEMINPVTGKTYACFEPALDYVVTKIPRFPFDKFESANRRLGTQMKATGEVMAIGRTFEESLLKAVRSLEIGVHHLELNEAKTAADDVMEKRIRKAGDERLFYIAEALRRGVTVETLHEWSQIDRFFLHKIQNIIEMETVLKNHPDDLDVLKKAKGLGFSDAAIAALWNKTERDVYALRRQEGIVPVYKMVDTCAAEFTSETPYYYSTYEEENESIVTEKPSVIVLGSGPIRIGQGIEFDYATVHCVFAIKQAGYEAIIINNNPETVSTDFSTSDKLYFEPLTAEDVMHVIDLEQPVGVIVQFGGQTAINLAAELEARGVRLLGTTLEDLDRAEDRDKFEQALSELGIPKPAGKTAVSVEEAVAIAEEIGYPVLVRPSYVLGGRAMEIVYNREELLHYMEHAVRVNLQHPVLVDRYITGKEVEVDAIADGETVVIPGIMEHIERAGVHSGDSIAVYPPQTLSDDVIAKITDYTVKLARGLHIVGLLNIQFVVAGSDVYVLEVNPRSSRTVPFLSKITGVPMANLATKAILGAKLADMGYETGVCPVRPGVYVKVPVFSFAKLRNVDISLGPEMKSTGEVIGKDVTFEKALYKGLVASGIQIQPHGAVLLTVADKDKEEAVELARRFADIGYQLLATNGTAETLKAAGIPVTVVNKIHSASPNILDVIRQGKAQVVINTLTKGKQPESDGFRIRREAVENGIPCLTSLDTARAMLQVLESMTFSTTAMTEGLVRS, encoded by the coding sequence ATGCCTAAACGCCGCGACATTGAAACGATTTTAGTCATCGGCTCGGGGCCGATCGTCATCGGCCAGGCGGCCGAGTTCGACTACGCAGGGACGCAAGCGTGCTTAGCCCTAAAAGAAGAAGGATACAAAGTCATTCTGGTGAACTCAAACCCGGCGACGATCATGACCGATACGGAAATCGCCGATAAAGTCTATATGGAGCCGCTGACGCTCGATTTTGTCGCCCGCATCATCCGCAAAGAGCGGCCGGACGCGATTTTGCCGACGCTCGGCGGCCAAACGGGCCTTAACTTGGCGGTGGAACTGGCCAAAGCCGGGGTGCTCGAGGAGTGCGGCGTCGAAATTCTCGGCACGAAGCTTGAAGCAATCGAAAAAGCGGAAGACCGCGAACAGTTCCGCGCCCTCATGAACGAGCTTGGCGAGCCGGTGCCGGAAAGCGCGATTATTCACAGCTTGGAGGAAGCGTACGCCTTTGTCGAACAAATCGGCTATCCGGTCATCGTCCGTCCGGCGTTCACGCTCGGCGGCACGGGCGGGGGCATTTGCACGAACGAAGAAGAGCTTGTCGAGATTGTGTCAACTGGCTTGAAGATGAGCCCGGTGCATCAATGCTTGCTCGAGCGGAGCATCGCCGGCTACAAGGAAATCGAATACGAAGTGATGCGCGACGCCAACGAAAACGCGATCGTCGTCTGCAACATGGAAAACATCGATCCGGTCGGCATTCATACGGGTGATTCGATCGTCGTCGCCCCGAGCCAGACGTTAAGCGACCGCGAGTATCAGCTGCTCCGCAACGCGTCGCTTAAGATCATCCGCGCGCTTGGCATCGAAGGCGGCTGCAACGTCCAGCTGGCGCTTGACCCGGACAGCTTCCGCTATTACGTCATTGAAGTGAACCCGCGCGTCAGCCGCTCGTCGGCGTTGGCGTCCAAAGCAACGGGGTATCCGATCGCGAAACTGGCGGCGAAAATCGCCGTCGGGTTGACGCTTGATGAAATGATCAACCCGGTCACCGGGAAAACGTACGCCTGCTTCGAGCCGGCGCTCGATTATGTCGTCACGAAAATTCCGCGCTTTCCGTTTGACAAATTTGAATCGGCGAACCGCCGCCTTGGCACGCAAATGAAAGCGACCGGCGAAGTGATGGCGATCGGCCGGACGTTTGAAGAATCGCTGTTAAAAGCGGTTCGTTCGCTCGAGATCGGGGTGCATCATCTGGAATTGAACGAGGCGAAAACGGCCGCCGACGACGTGATGGAAAAACGGATCCGCAAGGCGGGCGATGAACGGCTCTTTTACATCGCCGAGGCGCTCCGCCGCGGGGTGACAGTGGAGACGCTGCATGAATGGAGCCAAATTGACCGCTTTTTCCTGCATAAGATTCAAAACATTATTGAGATGGAAACGGTCTTGAAAAACCACCCGGACGACCTTGACGTGTTAAAAAAAGCGAAGGGGCTCGGCTTCTCCGATGCGGCGATAGCGGCATTATGGAACAAAACGGAGCGCGACGTTTACGCGCTGCGCCGCCAGGAAGGCATCGTGCCGGTGTACAAAATGGTCGATACGTGCGCGGCCGAGTTCACGTCGGAAACGCCGTACTACTACAGCACGTACGAGGAAGAAAATGAATCGATCGTGACGGAAAAACCGAGTGTCATCGTGCTTGGTTCCGGCCCGATCCGCATCGGCCAAGGGATTGAGTTTGACTACGCGACCGTCCATTGCGTCTTTGCGATCAAACAAGCCGGCTACGAGGCGATCATCATCAACAACAACCCGGAAACGGTCTCGACCGATTTCAGCACATCGGACAAACTGTATTTCGAACCGTTGACGGCTGAAGATGTGATGCATGTCATCGACCTCGAACAGCCGGTCGGCGTCATCGTCCAATTTGGCGGTCAGACGGCCATCAACTTGGCGGCGGAACTCGAAGCGCGCGGCGTCCGCTTGCTTGGGACGACGCTTGAAGATTTGGACCGTGCCGAAGACCGCGACAAATTTGAACAGGCGCTCTCAGAGCTTGGCATTCCGAAACCGGCCGGCAAAACGGCTGTTTCGGTCGAAGAAGCGGTTGCCATCGCCGAAGAAATCGGCTATCCGGTGCTCGTCCGCCCATCGTACGTGCTCGGCGGCCGGGCGATGGAAATTGTCTACAACCGCGAAGAGCTGCTTCATTACATGGAACATGCCGTGCGCGTCAATCTGCAGCACCCGGTGCTCGTTGACCGGTACATCACCGGCAAGGAAGTCGAAGTCGACGCCATCGCCGACGGCGAGACGGTCGTCATTCCGGGGATCATGGAACATATCGAACGGGCCGGCGTCCATTCCGGCGACTCGATCGCCGTCTATCCGCCGCAAACGTTAAGCGATGACGTCATCGCAAAAATTACCGACTATACGGTGAAACTGGCGCGCGGGCTGCATATTGTCGGGCTGTTGAACATCCAGTTCGTCGTCGCAGGCAGCGACGTCTACGTCTTGGAAGTGAACCCGCGCTCAAGCCGCACGGTGCCGTTTTTAAGCAAAATCACCGGCGTGCCGATGGCGAATCTCGCCACGAAAGCCATTTTAGGGGCGAAGCTCGCCGACATGGGTTATGAGACGGGCGTCTGCCCGGTGCGCCCCGGCGTGTACGTGAAAGTGCCGGTGTTCTCGTTTGCGAAATTGCGCAACGTCGACATTTCGCTCGGCCCGGAAATGAAATCGACCGGCGAAGTGATCGGCAAAGACGTGACGTTTGAAAAAGCGCTCTATAAGGGGCTCGTCGCCTCCGGCATCCAGATCCAGCCGCATGGGGCGGTGTTGTTGACGGTGGCCGACAAAGACAAAGAAGAAGCCGTCGAGCTGGCGCGCCGCTTTGCCGACATCGGCTACCAGCTGTTGGCGACGAACGGCACGGCGGAAACGTTGAAAGCGGCCGGCATTCCGGTGACGGTCGTCAATAAAATCCACTCGGCGTCACCGAACATTTTGGATGTCATCCGCCAAGGGAAGGCGCAAGTCGTCATCAACACGCTGACGAAAGGGAAGCAGCCGGAAAGCGACGGCTTCCGCATCCGCCGCGAAGCGGTCGAAAACGGCATCCCGTGCTTGACGTCGCTCGATACGGCCCGGGCGATGCTGCAAGTGCTCGAATCGATGACGTTTTCAACGACAGCGATGACGGAAGGGCTGGTGCGCTCATGA
- a CDS encoding dihydroorotate dehydrogenase electron transfer subunit — protein sequence MIGRERMTVASQRRIAERTYELTLAGRLVQQMKQPGQFVHVKVAATADPLLRRPLSLCHIDRERGQCTIIYRQEGKGTALLAQKQPGDAVDVLGPLGNGFPLEAAPAGGRALLVGGGIGVPPLYELAKQLTKRGVKVVSVLGFQTKAAVFYEEEFAAFGETHVATDDGSHGTAGRVTDVIEARSLEFDVLYACGPKPMLRALAERFPNRPVYVSLEERMGCGVGACFACVCHVPGSETAYKKVCSDGPVFRAGEVVL from the coding sequence ATGATCGGCCGCGAACGAATGACGGTCGCAAGCCAGCGGCGGATCGCCGAGCGGACGTATGAATTGACGCTTGCTGGTCGCCTCGTGCAACAGATGAAACAGCCGGGCCAGTTCGTCCATGTGAAGGTAGCGGCAACGGCCGATCCGCTTTTGCGCCGCCCGCTCAGCCTTTGCCATATCGATCGGGAGCGCGGACAGTGCACGATCATCTACCGCCAGGAAGGAAAAGGCACCGCGCTGTTGGCGCAAAAACAGCCGGGCGATGCGGTCGATGTGCTCGGCCCGCTCGGCAACGGCTTTCCGCTCGAGGCCGCGCCGGCGGGCGGCCGCGCGCTGCTGGTCGGCGGCGGCATCGGCGTCCCGCCGCTCTATGAACTGGCGAAACAGCTCACAAAGCGCGGCGTCAAAGTGGTGAGCGTGCTCGGGTTTCAAACGAAAGCGGCGGTCTTTTACGAAGAGGAATTTGCCGCGTTCGGCGAGACGCATGTCGCGACCGATGACGGCTCGCACGGAACGGCCGGGCGCGTCACCGATGTGATCGAAGCGCGTTCGCTTGAGTTTGACGTCTTGTACGCCTGCGGTCCGAAGCCGATGCTTCGGGCGCTTGCGGAACGGTTTCCGAACCGGCCGGTGTACGTGTCGCTCGAGGAGCGGATGGGCTGCGGCGTCGGGGCGTGTTTCGCCTGCGTCTGCCATGTGCCAGGGAGCGAGACGGCGTATAAAAAAGTATGCAGCGACGGCCCGGTGTTTCGGGCCGGGGAGGTGGTGCTATGA